Below is a genomic region from Drosophila kikkawai strain 14028-0561.14 chromosome X, DkikHiC1v2, whole genome shotgun sequence.
CCACACAGGAGGAAGAGGAAGCCGTAATGACCATAAATGATGAAGATGAAACCCCACCGGTAGAGAGCATGGAGACGGTGGATTGATTCAGCTGCcaagtttattttctttgggGAATATTTTGGGGAACGGGCCACCAagataaacatttaaatagaCAAATATGTACgaattttagatatatatatatatttcatttatatatctGATATGTAtaattgatatatatatatatatatatttaaaacatatatatgcaACCCTTTTTTTGTAAGATctttaacatatttataagCCAACCCAGACAAGAGGTATGTACatactatttattttgttgttataattctttttttcttgtaaaCTCCAAGTTTTTGGGGATTTCcccctaaaaatattaatcaacTGAAATTGTATATTTCACTCTACtatcaaatttatttacaaaaaaaaaactaaatagacGAGGAATTTGGTGGCTTCTACGGTTACAACTGGCATCACTGCTTAATCTTCTGAAGATCCTGGTAGTCCGAGGCGGACTTGCTTGAGGAATAGATCTTGAACCAGGGCAGCATCAGGGACACGCGACGCCAGTTATTGAGAGCAGGCATGCCATCTGCTTTGGAAACACTTCGGAAGGTCAGGGAACGAGTGGATGTTGTCAGTTCTTCAGGGGCCAAAGGGGCGGTAAGCATTTCCTGCTCAGAGGATAAAGCTCCTGCTCCTAAAACTGGCTGATGCTGATGTAGAGCTGTTTCGATGGCGATGGAGCTGGGCGAGAAGCGACCCAGTGGCAGAAGCAAAGTCTTTTCGCGCTGTTGCCGGTgccgctgctcctcctcctccttcttgtCCATCTGCTGAGTAGCCTTGTCCTCGTCCCCGTTCTCCACGTGATTCTCTTGCCACCCCTCGTCAAAGTAAGCGGCCTCCCAACCGTAGTGCTCCTCCGCCAGCGGCAGCTTGTCCTTGTGATCCCCCAAGAAGTGctcctgtgtgtgtggcttGTGCTCAAGTCGCCGCTCATTAACCTCTTCGTCTTCCTCATCCTCCGGCTGCGACAAGGTCTTCTCGCCACGAAGGAAACGCAGCTCCTCCTGACCattttcctcctcctcggagGACAAGGAGAAGTCAACGGCTGCCCCCAGCCGCAGGTAATTCTCCTGCCGCCTGTAATGCTCTTCAGCCAGCTGCAGTTCGTCCTCTTCCTGCTCCCTAAAGTGGCGCTGCTGTTCCGCTGCCAGCTGCTCCTCGTCCACCAGCATGTCCAGCTGGTTGGGGGTTAGGTTGCTATAATCCGGACGGAAGAGGTTGGGTCTGtaaatgaataatttattattattacaattattaaataaattatataaataccTTGCATCTGGACTCTGATGTGGCTGACACTTGGCCGTTAGCCGTCGCTGGCAAACCTTCAGCTGGCGCTGCAGATTCTGACGCGACTGATCGTTGCCATACGATATCCGCTTGGCTGCCCGCTCTCGCCGATCCTGGGCCTCCCGCCGGATATCGGCCACCCCGCGCAGCTTGGAGCGCTGAGATCCCCCAACACCGGCCTCGATCATCTGGGCATTCCGGCGCGACAGCTCCTTGCCCAGTTCACGTGAACGGATCAGGGCTTCGGCACGCTGATGGTGACGCCGTTGCTCTGGAGTAATGCCGGCAAGTtgcagatgatgatgatgatgatggtgccGGTGTGCACTGCGGCTGACCGAAGACGGGGAGGGGGAGCTGCCTCCACCACCGCCAGCGCTAGCAGCCACTGAGGAGGAGCCGCCGCCCTCCTTGATCTCCTCGATTTCCCGGAAGAGCCGCTTCAGCCTCACCTGGCGCATCTTGAGCTCGATGGTGCGATCATTGAACTCCTGGATGCGTTCGTACTCCTCCCGCAGACGCTGCAGCTGGCCGTTTCTCTTGCTGTTGTTGAACATGCGCCGGAAGTAGGGCGTGGATTTGATCTGGTATGACATGGTCGCGGATCTTAATCttaacttgttttttttttattattctaataGCACTTGGAAATTTTGCAGCGTCCTAAAGGTTTTTGTTAGGGAAAATACGGATACACGTGTGATTCGAAG
It encodes:
- the LOC108074915 gene encoding golgin subfamily A member 6-like protein 22, giving the protein MSYQIKSTPYFRRMFNNSKRNGQLQRLREEYERIQEFNDRTIELKMRQVRLKRLFREIEEIKEGGGSSSVAASAGGGGGSSPSPSSVSRSAHRHHHHHHHLQLAGITPEQRRHHQRAEALIRSRELGKELSRRNAQMIEAGVGGSQRSKLRGVADIRREAQDRRERAAKRISYGNDQSRQNLQRQLKVCQRRLTAKCQPHQSPDARPNLFRPDYSNLTPNQLDMLVDEEQLAAEQQRHFREQEEDELQLAEEHYRRQENYLRLGAAVDFSLSSEEEENGQEELRFLRGEKTLSQPEDEEDEEVNERRLEHKPHTQEHFLGDHKDKLPLAEEHYGWEAAYFDEGWQENHVENGDEDKATQQMDKKEEEEQRHRQQREKTLLLPLGRFSPSSIAIETALHQHQPVLGAGALSSEQEMLTAPLAPEELTTSTRSLTFRSVSKADGMPALNNWRRVSLMLPWFKIYSSSKSASDYQDLQKIKQ